A genomic window from Triticum urartu cultivar G1812 chromosome 7, Tu2.1, whole genome shotgun sequence includes:
- the LOC125525317 gene encoding berberine bridge enzyme-like Cyn d 4, with amino-acid sequence MANSRAFALVPLLICVLSCHAAVSYAAAPVPAKEDFFGCLVKAIPARLLYAKSSPDFPTVLAQTIRNSRWSSPQNVKPLYIITPTNASHIQSAVVCGRRHAVRLRVRSGGHDYEGLSYRSERPEAFAVVDLNKMRAVLVDAKARTAWVDSGAQLGELYYGIAKNSPVLAFPAGVCPTIGVGGNFAGGGFGMLLRKYGIAAENVIDVKVVDANGTLLDKSSMSADHFWAVRGGGGESFGIVVSWQVNLLPVPPTVTVFQIPKTVREGAVELINKWQLVAPALPDDLMIRIIAFGDTAKFEGMYLGTCKTLTPLMSSKFPELGMNASHCNEMPWIKSVPFIHLGKQATLFDLLNRNNTFRPFAEYKSDYVYQPVPKTVWAQIFVWLVKPGAGIMVMDPYGAAISATPEAATPFPHRKGVLFNIQYVNYWFDEAGGAAPLQWSKDMYRFMEPYVSKNPRQAYANYRDLDLGRNEVVNDVSTYASGKVWGEKYFKGNFQRLAITKAKVDPQDYFRNEQSIPPLLAK; translated from the coding sequence ATGGCGAACTCGAGGGCCTTTGCTCTGGTGCCCCTCCTCATCTGCGTCTTGTCCTGCCACGCCGCCGTATCCTACGCGGCGGCGCCGGTGCCGGCCAAGGAGGACTTCTTCGGATGCCTGGTGAAGGCGATACCGGCCCGCCTCCTCTACGCCAAGAGCTCGCCTGACTTCCCCACCGTCCTGGCGCAGACCATCAGGAACTCCCGGTGGTCGTCGCCGCAAAACGTGAAGCCGCTCTACATCATCACCCCCACCAACGCCTCCCACATCCAGTCTGCGGTGGTGTGCGGCCGCCGGCACGCCGTTCGCCTCCGCGTGCGGAGCGGCGGCCACGACTACGAGGGCCTGTCGTATCGGTCCGAGCGCCCTGAGGCGTTCGCCGTCGTCGACCTCAACAAGATGCGGGCCGTGCTGGTCGACGCCAAGGCTCGCACGGCGTGGGTGGACTCCGGTGCGCAGCTCGGCGAGCTCTACTACGGCATCGCCAAGAACAGCCCCGTGCTCGCGTTCCCGGCCGGCGTTTGCCCCACCATTGGTGTAGGAGGCAACTTCGCCGGCGGCGGCTTCGGCATGCTGCTGCGCAAGTACGGCATCGCCGCCGAGAACGTCATCGACGTGAAGGTGGTCGACGCCAACGGCACACTGCTGGACAAGAGCTCCATGAGCGCGGACCACTTCTGGGCCGtcaggggcggcggcggcgagagctTCGGCATCGTGGTGTCGTGGCAGGTGAATCTCCTCCCGGTGCCTCCCACCGTGACCGTGTTCCAGATCCCCAAGACGGTGAGAGAAGGCGCCGTAGAGCTCATCAACAAGTGGCAGCTGGTCGCGCCGGCCCTCCCCGACGACCTCATGATCCGCATCATCGCTTTCGGCGACACCGCCAAGTTCGAGGGCATGTACCTGGGCACCTGCAAAACCCTGACGCCGCTGATGAGCAGCAAATTCCCCGAGCTCGGCATGAACGCCTCGCACTGCAACGAGATGCCCTGGATCAAGTCCGTCCCCTTCATCCACCTCGGCAAGCAGGCCACCCTCTTCGACCTCCTCAACCGCAACAACACCTTCAGGCCCTTCGCCGAGTACAAGTCCGACTACGTCTACCAGCCCGTCCCCAAGACCGTGTGGGCGCAGATCTTCGTCTGGCTCGTAAAACCCGGTGCGGGGATCATGGTCATGGACCCCTACGGCGCCGCCATCAGCGCCACCCCCGAGGCGGCCACGCCGTTCCCGCACCGCAAGGGCGTCCTCTTTAACATCCAGTACGTCAACTACTGGTTCGACGAGGCAGGCGGCGCCGCGCCGCTGCAGTGGAGCAAGGACATGTACAGGTTCATGGAGCCGTACGTGAGCAAGAACCCCAGGCAGGCCTACGCCAACTACAGGGACCTCGACCTCGGCAGGAACGAGGTGGTGAACGACGTCTCCACCTACGCCAGCGGCAAGGTGTGGGGCGAGAAGTACTTCAAGGGCAACTTCCAAAGGCTCGCCATCACCAAGGCCAAGGTGGATCCTCAGGACTACTTCAGGAACGAGCAGAGCATCCCGCCGCTGCTGGCCAAGTAG
- the LOC125521714 gene encoding uncharacterized protein LOC125521714, with product MCRGTVDDLRPLGPRRLDVRAFYLRLSSSSSHASTSPLPAELTLVYLPAIGGAALELAGRVLPPACPAEANLLRVRGVADDAPAYASADRVSAPEGARFEVYAGKELAAEGAFFARRRLDGGGWRVECRRPAGSRSHTRVAEVLVLAEGGVLIRARARAARRAGCATPLEGIPEEDDASSWGSCECGGACGDEWQMVGDSSSDDDDGDESKEEEVEAETMRWALEMGAWAVCVGVGLLATARRFSRRRAALR from the coding sequence ATGTGCAGAGGGACGGTGGACGACCTCCGCCCGCTCGGGCCCCGGCGGCTCGACGTGCGCGCCTTCTACCTccgcctctcctcctcctcctcccacgcATCCACGTCGCCGCTGCCCGCGGAGCTCACGCTCGTCTACCTCCCGGCCATCGGCGGCGCCGCGCTGGAGCTGGCCGGCCGCGTGCTCCCGCCGGCGTGCCCCGCCGAGGCCAACCTCCTGCGCGTCCGCGGCGTGGCCGACGACGCGCCGGCGTACGCGAGCGCCGACCGCGTCTCGGCCCCCGAGGGCGCGCGCTTCGAGGTGTACGCCGGGAAGGAGCTCGCGGCGGAGGGCGCCTTCTTCGCGCGGCGCCGGCTCGACGGAGGAGGGTGGCGCGTCGAGTGCCGCCGGCCGGCCGGGTCGCGCTCGCACACGCGGGTGGCGGAGGTGCTGGTCCTCGCGGAGGGCGGCGTGCTCATAAGGGCCAGGGCTAGGGCGGCGAGGCGGGCCGGGTGCGCGACGCCGCTCGAGGGGATACCGGAGGAGGATGATGCGTCCTCGTGGGGGTCGTGCGAGTGCGGTGGGGCTTGCGGGGACGAGTGGCAGATGGTCGGAGACAGCAGCAgcgatgatgacgacggcgacgagtcgaaggaggaggaggtggaggccgAGACGATGCGGTGGGCGCTGGAGATGGGCGCCTGGGCGGTGTGCGTCGGGGTCGGCCTGCTCGCCACCGCCCGCCGGTTCAGCCGGAGGAGGGCCGCGCTCCGGTGA